A genomic region of Cherax quadricarinatus isolate ZL_2023a chromosome 42, ASM3850222v1, whole genome shotgun sequence contains the following coding sequences:
- the LOC128695524 gene encoding uncharacterized protein → MVDARQMQVLVIRLVLVTVLLLLLLSKGPYLLPRLQLPQLSSLLPSPPPQAPSIQPLPPQQKIKEHHPVFDKSCYKYHPNLTAENICCKIANFSGSVSVIHKCITEANNHLLNKERNNKMSDKNSGSIVASSTTTVGASNTTEGGEVAATGEHWAIFGDSHMRYLFTAFLTRLRSPTLQYRLKTDTKKWVSIAPLEKKMYRNKIWEKIEARDLSINFHMTFYWDIWLMELPKMLSKWEKNPQLTPTLVILAAALHWMVRTQSIYQSQGTEAAANEYRKHFRSMKAQLTRLAARTTVVFKLFDDVRIANRPNKQISANNRSNYGLYNKVVVEELAGTGVIIWDSTLPLSRAYSLYCDIYPRHTPPWYQWKCEDVGHVGYILVDQYADMIFNDYCNRYLKLGKDYCA, encoded by the exons ATGGTGGATGCAAGGCAAATGCAGGTGCTAGTGATAAggctggtgctggtgacagtgctgctgctgctgcttttgtccAAAGGTCCTTACCTGCTGCCACGCTTGCAATTACCacaattatcatcattattgccatcaccaccacctcaagCACCATCaatacaaccattaccaccacaacaaaaGATTAAGGAACACCACCCAGTCTTTGACAAAAGCTGCTACAAGTACCACCCAAACCTCACTGCCGAGAACATATGTTGCAAAATAGCTAACTTCAGTGGTTCTGTCAGTGTGATCCACAAGTGTATTACAGAGGCCAACAATCACCTGCTGAACAAGGAGAG AAACAATAAAATGAGTGATAAAAACAGCGGAAGTATCGTTGCTAGTTCTACTACAACTGTTGGTGCTAGCAATACTACTGAAGGTGGCGAGGTAGCTGCCACGGGCGAACACTGGGCAATATTTGGCGACTCTCACATGCGTTACCTCTTTACTGCATTCCTCACACGACTCAGGAGCCCCACCCTTCAATATCGACTAAAAACAGATACG AAAAAGTGGGTAAGTATAGCCCCGCTAGAGAAGAAAATGTACAGGAACAAAATATGGGAAAAAATTGAAGCTCGTGACCTGAGCATCAACTTTCACATGACTTTCTACTGGGACATATGGCTGATGGAGCTGCCAAAAATGTTGTCCAAGTGGGAGAAGAATCCGCAACTCACTCCAACACTCGTCATCTTGG CTGCTGCGCTACACTGGATGGTGAGGACACAATCCATTTACCAGAGCCaaggtactgaggcagctgctaATGAGTACAGAAAACATTTCAGAAGCATGAAGGCCCAGCTCACCCGCCTCGCTGCAAGAACCACCGTCGTCTTCAAACTCTTCGACGACGTGAGG ATAGCCAACAGGCCTAACAAGCAGATATCGGCGAACAATCGGAGTAACTACGGGTTGTACAACAAGGTGGTGGTTGAGGAGCTGGCAGGGACGGGAGTGATCATCTGGGACagcaccctgcctctctcccgtGCCTACAGCCTCTACTGTGACATCTACCCCAGGCACACTCCACCGTGGTACCAATGGAAGTGCGAGGATGTTGGCCATGTGGGGTACATCCTAGTGGACCAATATGCTGATATGATTTTTAATGATTACTGTAATAGATATTTAAAACTGGGGAAAGATTATTGTGCATAA